The genomic window CACTTGAGCGTGACCTCAAGGCTGGGAACAAGTTTTGCAATCCAAGTCGAGCGGTCCTGTCCATAGGACAGATAGATTGAGTCGCGATAATTCGCCTTACCTCTATACCGAATAGCTTGGTCTATGAAGTTGGTTTGTTTGCCGGACAGTCGTTTGTCGCGAAATTCTTTTGCGATGGACTTCCGGAAATCCGCACATCCAAGTTTATTGAAATCGTTACTCGCCTTGATTATTTCTTCGTGTTTCTCCCTGGATCGATTCGCGGTTCCCTTCAAATATGAGATCGCCCCACCAAATGAAGTGACATCATCTTCGGGAAAGTTGTTTAAGCTAAACTCGTTTCCATTCTTTAGCATATCTATTTCTGACTCATAACCTTTTTTCACGAGCGTGGTGGTGGAATAGCAAAACGGCTCAACGACTGCTCCCCGATTTACCAATTGGTTGCCCCAAGCTCGTGCCGTTTTCGCATGGCTTTCCTGGCGCTCTCCTTGGGCAGCAGCAATCATGGCACTGGCAGAATGATATACACCATAATACCATGCTATTGTTGCTGAGCGGACCAAGTCAATGTAGCAGTTGGGATTTTCACGAATTCTTGTAAGTGCCGACAAATTGTGCAGAGCCATCAATACCGCATCAAAGACCAGATTATCTGCTGATGGGTTTACCGGCCGCCTATTCTGTTTCAAATAGAAACTCTTCAGTGCATGAGTTTCAAATTGTCCCTTGTCACACAAGTGACTAAGCGCGATCGGCCAGCGTATCGAATTTCGCAGTGCGTACTCTGGATGCCAATCTTTTCGCTCAGCCTTAAACCTCTGATAAAGCCAATGCGACATACAGTGTCTCCCCTATCAATGCGGACCCAGGGTGTCCAATATGCTCGGTCACCCCATTCCCAGTCTTTCCAGAATGATCTGTTGCAGAACTTGCTTGGCGATCTCAAAAGTGAAGCCGCCAGCTCTCGCCATTCTCTCTCTCGCTTTTTCCCAGTTGCCGTCATCTCTGGCCGAGTCTAGAAACTCGTGGCCGCTCCAGGTGAGCCTGACTAAGTTCAAGTTCTGCGGATTGCGACCGTCTCGCTGTTGTCCATATATGAGCGATGCGTCCAATAGGATGAGAAGGTGTCCCTGAATTTCGCGTAGTGAGCGGTCGTCGATGCTGATTGAATTACCATTTCTGACCAGGCCATCACCGTCGTTCTCTTCTATGTAGGTAAGCAGCATCCTGACTAGGTCCATGTCGCGCTTCATCAATTCTCCCTTCGTCCTGGCCGGGGGACACGGCGTGTCCTGAGCGGGACCCGGCCGGTTTATCTTCGAGGGCCCGCTATCCGCCGCTTCTTCTCGCCGGCCTGGTCGGTGGCGGCGGCGGTGGCCAGGGCCGTTCAGGGCTGATTTTGCGTTCTTCAGTTAGCGGACCTCGGCCTGGCACCGGTCGCGGTGGGGTCGGCCGGGGCAGTTCCGGCCGCGGCGGAGTCGGCTGCGGTGTATTCGGATTTCTTCGGTCAGTCATGCTTCGTCCTTTCAATCTTGGGCTCTAGAACCCACGCGATTTTCGAAGCTCGTCTTCGCACTGTCGCGCAATTGATTTGTTTTTGCCGAGCGAATCCTCGAGTTCGACTAAATGCACTTCCTTCTCTGAAATTCTTTCGTAGCTGGCTCTGGCCTCATTCGCTGGCAGCTCATCAACGTGCGACCACAGTAGTTCGTAGTCCCTTTTCACCGCGAACCAACCGACAGAAGCTGCACGTGCTTTTTTCAGTGAATCTGCTGGATTCACGATCGGCAGAGCCAATGAAACCACTGCGGCAAAGCCGCTTACACTTTTCCATATCCAGTCGAACCCTTGCGCCCCCCATAACGCCCAGCCAGAAACAACAGTGGAACTGGCGAATGCCATGAATATTTTCGCCCACCGATCTTGTGCCTGAAATCTCCGGCCAAGACGCGAAAAATACCGGTAGTTTAGATCAGCACTGAGCAACGACTCCCAAATCAGTGCACGAATTTTCGAATTATCGCCCAT from Candidatus Latescibacterota bacterium includes these protein-coding regions:
- a CDS encoding DUF2513 domain-containing protein, whose translation is MKRDMDLVRMLLTYIEENDGDGLVRNGNSISIDDRSLREIQGHLLILLDASLIYGQQRDGRNPQNLNLVRLTWSGHEFLDSARDDGNWEKARERMARAGGFTFEIAKQVLQQIILERLGMG